From the Natronococcus sp. AD-5 genome, one window contains:
- the solA gene encoding N-methyl-L-tryptophan oxidase, with protein sequence MHATGDRYDVVVVGVGGMGSATTYHLAERGLDVLGLERYDVPHTRGSSHGITRIIRRAYYEHPSYIPLIDRAYELWDALADETGREVLHRTGSIDAGPDGNVVFEGSLRSCEEYDIPHEVLTSEEVTERFPGYRLPAGHRALYQPDGGFVVPEQSIIGHVEAAQAAGAEVRARERVSEWEPTADGGVRVETDRGTYVAENLVLAAGAWTHKFADALEGLAVPERQVLGWFQPDRPETFAPDNFPVWNLKVPEGRFYGLPIYDVPGFKIGKYHHRDEQVDPDDYETEPEREDERLLREVVENYFPGAAGPTMRLATCMFTNSPDEHFILDTLPDHPQVAVGAGFSGHGFKFASVIGEILADLAVDGDTDHPIEMFRLERFDDRS encoded by the coding sequence ATGCACGCGACAGGAGATCGGTACGACGTCGTCGTCGTCGGCGTGGGCGGGATGGGCAGCGCGACGACCTACCACCTTGCCGAGCGCGGACTCGACGTGCTTGGCCTCGAGCGGTACGACGTTCCGCACACGAGGGGGTCGTCGCACGGAATCACGCGGATCATCCGGCGAGCCTACTACGAGCACCCGTCGTACATCCCGCTCATCGATCGGGCGTACGAGCTCTGGGACGCCCTCGCGGACGAGACCGGGCGCGAGGTGCTCCACCGAACGGGGTCGATCGACGCCGGCCCCGATGGCAACGTCGTTTTCGAGGGATCGCTGCGGTCCTGCGAGGAGTACGACATCCCGCACGAGGTGCTCACGAGCGAGGAGGTGACCGAGCGCTTCCCCGGCTACCGACTTCCCGCGGGCCACAGGGCGCTGTACCAGCCCGACGGCGGGTTCGTCGTCCCCGAACAGTCGATCATCGGTCACGTCGAGGCGGCCCAGGCGGCGGGTGCGGAGGTCCGCGCTCGCGAGCGGGTGTCCGAGTGGGAGCCGACGGCGGACGGCGGCGTTCGCGTCGAGACCGACCGGGGCACCTACGTCGCCGAGAACCTGGTGCTCGCCGCCGGCGCGTGGACCCACAAGTTCGCCGACGCGCTCGAGGGGCTCGCGGTGCCCGAGCGGCAGGTGCTCGGCTGGTTCCAGCCCGACCGGCCGGAAACGTTCGCTCCGGACAACTTCCCGGTCTGGAACCTGAAGGTTCCCGAGGGGCGGTTCTACGGACTCCCGATCTACGACGTCCCGGGGTTCAAGATCGGGAAGTACCACCACCGCGACGAGCAGGTCGATCCGGACGACTACGAGACCGAGCCCGAGCGCGAGGACGAGCGACTGCTCCGGGAGGTCGTGGAGAACTACTTCCCCGGGGCGGCCGGCCCGACGATGCGACTCGCCACCTGCATGTTCACGAACTCCCCCGACGAGCACTTCATCCTCGATACGCTCCCCGATCACCCGCAGGTGGCCGTCGGCGCGGGGTTCTCGGGCCACGGGTTCAAGTTCGCCAGCGTGATCGGTGAGATCCTCGCCGATCTCGCGGTCGACGGCGACACCGACCACCCGATCGAGATGTTTCGACTCGAGCGGTTCGACGACCGATCCTGA
- a CDS encoding aromatic ring-hydroxylating oxygenase subunit alpha produces MTKWNNGLDEVERVSPDITDEANALPARYFTDPAVHEMEKEKVFGRYWVYAGHANCIPEAGDYFTRTVGDREIIVLRNHDGDVQAFYNVCAHRGSAIVEDTPMTDPDNARRIQCPYHLWTYDLDGDLASTPRSFEEARLNPDLEDEDVPELDAEENSLMEVHSDRVGPFVFVNFADDPMPLEEQAGKLKPELESLPLEEYQLARRIVSEVDCNWKVFGGNYSECDHCQANHQDWVRDLELLDSELEVNDYHWVLHYKHKEDVDDEMRIHDEHEAQFHYFWPNFAVNMYGTADGYGTYIVDPIDEGRFQLVADYYFKDAELTAEEEQFIRTSRQLQEEDFELVERQQRGLKSGAIAQAQLGPNEHTVHKLHLLAQEAYEA; encoded by the coding sequence ATGACGAAGTGGAACAACGGTCTGGACGAGGTAGAGCGGGTCAGTCCCGACATCACCGACGAGGCGAACGCGCTCCCGGCGCGGTACTTCACCGACCCGGCGGTCCACGAGATGGAGAAAGAGAAGGTGTTCGGCCGGTACTGGGTGTACGCCGGTCACGCGAACTGCATTCCGGAGGCGGGAGACTACTTCACCCGCACCGTCGGCGACCGGGAGATCATCGTCCTCCGGAACCACGACGGCGACGTGCAGGCGTTCTACAACGTCTGCGCCCACCGCGGGTCGGCGATCGTCGAGGACACGCCGATGACCGATCCGGACAACGCGCGACGGATCCAGTGTCCGTACCACCTCTGGACGTACGACCTCGACGGGGACCTCGCGAGCACGCCCCGGAGCTTCGAGGAGGCGCGGCTGAACCCCGACCTCGAGGACGAGGACGTTCCCGAACTGGACGCCGAGGAGAATTCGCTCATGGAAGTCCACAGCGATCGCGTCGGTCCGTTCGTCTTCGTCAACTTCGCCGACGATCCGATGCCCCTCGAGGAACAGGCCGGGAAGCTGAAACCCGAACTCGAGTCGCTGCCGCTCGAGGAGTACCAGCTGGCCCGGCGAATCGTCTCGGAGGTCGATTGCAACTGGAAGGTCTTCGGCGGCAACTACTCCGAGTGCGACCACTGCCAGGCCAACCACCAGGACTGGGTCAGGGACCTCGAACTGCTCGATTCGGAACTCGAGGTCAACGACTACCACTGGGTCCTCCACTACAAGCACAAGGAGGACGTCGACGACGAGATGCGCATCCACGACGAGCACGAGGCGCAGTTCCACTACTTCTGGCCGAACTTCGCGGTCAACATGTACGGGACCGCAGACGGCTACGGCACCTACATCGTCGACCCGATCGACGAGGGGCGGTTCCAGCTCGTCGCGGACTACTACTTCAAAGACGCCGAACTGACCGCGGAAGAAGAGCAGTTCATCCGCACGAGCAGGCAACTGCAGGAGGAGGACTTCGAACTGGTCGAGCGCCAGCAGCGCGGCCTCAAATCCGGCGCGATCGCACAGGCCCAGCTCGGTCCGAACGAACACACGGTGCACAAGCTTCACCTCCTCGCACAGGAGGCCTACGAGGCGTAA
- a CDS encoding MFS transporter, protein MVFTFGTPLSYGIFREPFSDAFGISPVALSGVFAVMLFTFFIGSGFVGVFGSRFPARAVLLTCSLATGLLAPSLYLTGSVVGLVVVFAALGLALGTAFVLIASVVPRWFETRRGAATGLIFVGNGLGLFVLPPAWQLALAEMGVRRGFLGIVSATAIAFLLAGLACRRPRWAERSTATAGELLEWLARLGGTRTFQFLFLGMALSFAWYQLLAAYAVDLFAYRGLTEAGASAAFGLIGGVSIISRIGGGYLADAVGSRRAFLASLGCTAGGIALLFVPAVPALPVAIFLIGLGLGGSATLYIPLLMGIYPPEKDTAIVGVFNVAIGITALAMPPLGTASVAYTGGFTTAILLTFVAVVVGIWTVAVGTAES, encoded by the coding sequence ATGGTCTTCACCTTCGGTACGCCGCTGTCGTACGGCATTTTCCGCGAGCCGTTCAGCGACGCCTTCGGTATCTCGCCGGTCGCACTCTCCGGCGTGTTCGCCGTCATGCTCTTCACCTTCTTCATCGGCTCCGGGTTCGTCGGCGTGTTCGGTTCGCGGTTCCCGGCTCGAGCGGTGTTGCTCACCTGTTCGCTCGCGACGGGTCTGCTGGCCCCGTCCCTGTATCTCACGGGCTCGGTCGTCGGACTGGTCGTCGTGTTCGCCGCCCTCGGGCTCGCACTGGGGACGGCGTTCGTCCTCATCGCGTCGGTCGTCCCGCGATGGTTCGAGACCCGTCGCGGCGCCGCAACGGGACTCATCTTCGTCGGCAACGGACTCGGCCTGTTCGTGCTTCCGCCCGCCTGGCAGCTCGCCCTCGCGGAGATGGGCGTGCGCCGCGGCTTCCTCGGGATCGTATCGGCGACCGCGATCGCGTTTCTCCTCGCCGGTCTCGCCTGTCGACGACCGCGATGGGCGGAGCGGTCGACCGCGACCGCCGGCGAACTCCTCGAGTGGCTCGCGCGGTTGGGCGGCACGCGGACGTTCCAGTTCCTGTTTCTCGGGATGGCGCTCTCGTTCGCGTGGTACCAGCTGCTCGCCGCCTACGCCGTCGATCTGTTCGCCTACCGCGGACTGACGGAGGCCGGCGCCTCGGCCGCGTTCGGCCTGATCGGCGGTGTCAGCATCATTTCGCGGATCGGCGGCGGCTACCTGGCCGACGCCGTGGGCTCGCGACGCGCGTTCCTCGCGTCGCTCGGCTGTACGGCCGGCGGAATCGCCCTGCTGTTCGTCCCCGCCGTTCCGGCACTACCGGTCGCAATCTTCCTGATCGGACTCGGTCTGGGTGGCTCCGCGACGCTGTACATTCCCCTCCTCATGGGTATCTATCCGCCCGAGAAGGATACCGCCATCGTCGGCGTGTTTAACGTCGCGATCGGCATCACCGCACTGGCGATGCCCCCGCTCGGGACGGCGAGTGTCGCGTACACCGGTGGCTTTACCACCGCGATTCTACTGACGTTCGTCGCGGTCGTCGTCGGCATTTGGACTGTCGCCGTCGGGACAGCCGAGTCGTGA
- a CDS encoding DUF763 domain-containing protein, translating into MDRRASADLPLHTGSAPPWLFDRMVDLSDAIAEAIIEECGRDELLRRLSDPYWFQALGCVLGFDWHSSGVTTTTMGALKEALSPYRHGVVVVGGKGARSRKTPDEIDGSALDLSSGARDELKRTSRMSAAVDNGCVQDGYTLYHHTMAISESGAWCVVQQGMDDSSARRYHWRSDTVDGFVEEPQAAICAQERRPSPLDLTANASAETRTVSVDLVQDDPIHLKRELQGQRSLSDFGGGASDDTTAGTAGLDRSALNRDPELTMPGHHELQRADLSERALEQLQHAYEYQPADYEELVELDGIGPGSLRALALIAELVYDAESSREDPAKYAYAHGGKDGTPHPVERERYDRSIEHMRSMLRGAKIDGETEQSSLQRLAELE; encoded by the coding sequence ATGGATCGACGCGCCAGCGCCGACCTCCCGCTTCACACGGGTTCGGCACCCCCGTGGCTCTTCGACCGCATGGTCGATCTGAGCGATGCCATCGCCGAGGCGATCATCGAGGAGTGCGGACGGGACGAGCTCCTGCGGCGCCTATCGGACCCCTACTGGTTTCAGGCGCTCGGCTGCGTCCTGGGGTTCGACTGGCACTCCTCCGGCGTCACCACGACCACGATGGGGGCGCTGAAAGAAGCGCTGTCCCCCTATCGACACGGCGTCGTCGTGGTGGGCGGCAAAGGGGCGAGGTCGCGGAAGACGCCCGACGAGATCGACGGGAGCGCACTCGACCTCTCGTCGGGGGCGCGCGACGAGTTGAAGCGGACCTCCCGGATGAGCGCCGCGGTCGACAACGGGTGCGTTCAGGACGGGTATACCCTGTATCACCACACGATGGCGATCTCCGAATCGGGGGCGTGGTGCGTCGTCCAGCAAGGGATGGACGACTCGTCCGCGCGGCGGTACCACTGGCGTTCCGATACGGTCGACGGCTTCGTCGAGGAGCCGCAGGCGGCGATTTGCGCCCAGGAGCGCCGACCGAGCCCGCTCGACCTGACGGCGAACGCGTCCGCGGAGACCCGCACCGTATCGGTGGACTTGGTGCAGGACGATCCGATCCACCTCAAACGCGAACTCCAGGGACAACGGTCGCTGTCCGACTTCGGCGGCGGCGCGTCGGACGACACCACCGCGGGGACCGCAGGACTCGATCGAAGCGCGCTGAACCGCGACCCGGAGCTGACGATGCCCGGACACCACGAGCTTCAGCGGGCCGACCTTTCGGAACGGGCGCTCGAGCAACTCCAGCACGCTTACGAGTACCAGCCCGCCGATTACGAGGAGCTCGTGGAGCTAGACGGGATCGGTCCCGGCTCGCTCCGGGCGCTCGCGTTGATCGCCGAACTCGTCTACGACGCCGAGAGTTCCCGCGAGGATCCGGCGAAGTACGCCTACGCCCACGGCGGCAAGGACGGCACGCCGCACCCGGTCGAGCGCGAACGCTACGATCGGTCGATCGAGCACATGCGCTCGATGCTCCGGGGGGCGAAGATCGACGGCGAAACCGAACAGAGCTCCCTGCAGCGGCTCGCCGAACTCGAGTGA
- a CDS encoding DMT family transporter, whose protein sequence is MDAGLGFAITAAFVWGVYIYVLKRSFSGYPPAALTVLLNSFAIAWYFPVMITQTDFSGDLIDSAGLPELGVVALTVITTAVAFVLFLRAIADGDVSYVTPINKVVPMFVLPLEILLLGQFLTSLQVGGIVVATFAVYVANYDPGGFFQPFINAARSRPAQLALLSAMCYAVSDIGKRVSLQELAIPETLWVPTLLFGVAVVLLPSAVRNPPTAIREDVPKLAAGGAIVALGEHTTTLAFAVLPASIASPVINTQAIIAVVLGGVLLGERYFRIRLVAAVLAVVGVTLIAI, encoded by the coding sequence ATGGACGCCGGACTCGGCTTCGCGATTACTGCAGCCTTCGTCTGGGGCGTCTACATTTACGTGCTGAAGCGCTCGTTTTCCGGCTATCCGCCGGCGGCGCTGACGGTGCTTCTCAACTCGTTCGCGATCGCGTGGTATTTCCCGGTGATGATCACGCAGACGGACTTCTCGGGTGACCTGATCGACAGTGCCGGGCTTCCCGAACTGGGCGTCGTCGCACTGACGGTGATCACGACTGCTGTGGCGTTCGTCTTGTTCCTCCGAGCGATCGCCGACGGTGACGTCTCGTACGTCACGCCGATCAACAAGGTCGTCCCGATGTTCGTCCTCCCGCTCGAAATCCTGTTGCTCGGACAGTTTCTCACGTCGCTGCAAGTCGGCGGTATCGTCGTCGCGACGTTCGCGGTATACGTCGCGAATTACGACCCCGGCGGATTCTTCCAGCCGTTTATCAACGCTGCACGGTCCCGACCCGCACAACTCGCGCTGCTGAGTGCGATGTGTTACGCGGTTAGCGATATCGGAAAACGCGTCTCGCTGCAGGAACTCGCCATTCCGGAAACGCTGTGGGTCCCGACGTTGCTGTTCGGAGTCGCGGTCGTCCTCCTGCCGAGCGCAGTCCGGAATCCTCCGACGGCGATCCGCGAGGACGTCCCTAAACTGGCTGCGGGCGGTGCCATCGTCGCGCTCGGCGAACACACCACGACGCTCGCCTTCGCAGTGCTGCCGGCGAGTATCGCCTCCCCGGTTATCAATACGCAGGCGATCATCGCCGTCGTTCTCGGCGGAGTCCTCCTCGGCGAGCGCTACTTCCGGATCCGTCTCGTCGCTGCCGTACTGGCGGTCGTCGGCGTTACGCTCATCGCAATCTGA
- a CDS encoding GcvT family protein, with protein sequence MSTGTTIPDSAGTVVVGAGCVGCSAAYHLTRLGREDVVVIDRGPLFETGGSTSHAPGLVFQTSGCKLMTRMASYTRDLYADLDGFRTCGGIEVAYTDDRWNHLKRKREWGQAYGIEGGELLSPTAVAERVPQIDEDVIRGGYYVPTDGKAHAVDASAAMAERAREAGTAFYGETTVTDLETSGGEIEAVVTDRGRIAADEVLVATNIWGPLFGDMVGVDVPLVPCAHQYLVSDELEALAGATRELEQPLLRHQDRSLYFRQHDERYGVGSYNHEPLLVDPADIHGPEKLEDLGLEYPSLREFTAEHFYENTHPDHEQTAYDAACELVPSLRDAEFESAINGMFSFTPDGMPILGPTEDVDGLWWALAIWVTQSGGAGSVVARWMEEGVPRLDGERVDVTPAHLSRFQPHAGSREYTRGRGAQQYQEVYQLIHPREQPEGQRALRRSPFYERQAELGAEFYGSGGWETPQWYESNEALLEEYDVPDRPDWLDRGWSKAQGVEHQAVRDRVAMVDMTTYTGIEVTGDVATALLQRLLTNDVDVPPGRIRYAAMCNENGGILADVTVARLADDRYIVFTGGGNSATLHSRWIREHAPDDGSVSVTTRDSSLCGIGVFGPDARNVLAPLVEADLSNDAFPFYTARETYLESIPVTMLRLSYAGELGWELYAPTEYGVRLWETIEDAGAAYDVVPMGWAALDSTSMEKGFRLWGTDVTPEYDPYEAGIGFAVDRETDFVGKEALLEAREGGIDRKLVPITLDEPGSLVDAGHPVYDPGTDEVLGDVVRADYGYTIDAGIAYAYLPVDAAEAGRAVEIGYENERHSATVRDEPLFDPDREKMLR encoded by the coding sequence ATGAGTACAGGGACCACGATCCCGGACAGCGCAGGAACCGTCGTCGTCGGCGCCGGCTGCGTCGGCTGCAGCGCCGCCTACCACCTCACCCGCCTCGGTCGCGAGGACGTCGTCGTGATCGATCGGGGCCCGCTGTTCGAAACCGGCGGCTCCACCTCGCACGCGCCCGGGCTGGTGTTTCAGACCTCGGGCTGCAAGCTCATGACGCGGATGGCGTCGTACACGCGCGACCTGTACGCGGACCTCGACGGGTTCCGCACTTGCGGCGGGATCGAAGTGGCGTACACCGACGATCGCTGGAACCACCTGAAACGAAAGCGAGAGTGGGGGCAAGCCTACGGCATCGAGGGCGGCGAACTCCTCTCGCCCACGGCGGTCGCCGAACGGGTGCCTCAGATCGACGAGGACGTCATCCGCGGCGGCTACTACGTCCCGACCGACGGCAAGGCCCACGCGGTGGACGCCTCGGCGGCGATGGCCGAGCGCGCCCGGGAGGCCGGGACGGCGTTCTACGGGGAGACGACGGTGACGGACCTCGAGACGAGCGGCGGCGAGATCGAGGCGGTCGTCACCGATCGCGGGCGCATCGCGGCCGACGAGGTGCTCGTCGCGACGAACATCTGGGGGCCGCTGTTCGGCGACATGGTCGGCGTCGACGTCCCGCTGGTTCCCTGCGCCCACCAGTACCTCGTCTCCGACGAACTCGAGGCGCTCGCGGGTGCGACGCGGGAACTCGAGCAGCCGCTGCTGCGCCACCAGGATCGGTCGCTGTACTTCCGCCAGCACGACGAGCGCTACGGCGTCGGCTCGTACAACCACGAGCCGCTGCTCGTCGACCCCGCGGACATCCACGGCCCCGAGAAACTCGAGGATCTGGGCCTCGAGTACCCCTCGCTGCGCGAGTTCACCGCGGAGCACTTCTACGAGAACACGCACCCCGACCACGAGCAGACGGCGTACGACGCGGCCTGCGAGCTCGTTCCGTCCCTCCGGGACGCCGAGTTCGAGTCCGCGATCAACGGGATGTTCAGTTTCACCCCCGACGGGATGCCGATCCTGGGGCCGACGGAGGACGTCGACGGGCTCTGGTGGGCGCTGGCCATCTGGGTGACCCAGTCGGGGGGCGCCGGGAGCGTCGTCGCCCGCTGGATGGAAGAGGGCGTCCCGCGCCTCGACGGCGAGCGCGTCGACGTCACCCCCGCCCACCTCTCCCGGTTCCAGCCCCACGCCGGCTCGCGCGAGTACACCCGGGGTCGCGGCGCCCAGCAGTACCAGGAGGTCTATCAGCTGATCCACCCGCGCGAACAGCCCGAGGGCCAGCGCGCGCTCCGCCGCAGTCCGTTCTACGAACGCCAGGCCGAACTCGGCGCGGAGTTCTACGGCTCGGGCGGCTGGGAGACGCCGCAGTGGTACGAGTCCAACGAGGCGCTGCTCGAGGAGTACGACGTGCCCGACAGGCCGGACTGGCTCGACCGCGGTTGGTCGAAGGCCCAGGGCGTCGAGCACCAGGCGGTCCGCGACCGCGTCGCGATGGTCGACATGACCACCTACACCGGGATCGAGGTAACCGGCGACGTCGCGACCGCGCTCCTCCAGCGGCTCCTGACGAACGACGTCGACGTCCCGCCGGGTCGGATCCGCTACGCGGCGATGTGCAACGAGAACGGCGGCATTCTCGCGGACGTGACGGTCGCACGGCTCGCGGACGATCGCTATATCGTCTTCACGGGCGGCGGAAACTCCGCGACGCTGCACTCGCGGTGGATCCGCGAGCACGCGCCCGACGACGGCTCCGTCTCGGTGACCACCCGCGACTCGAGTCTCTGCGGGATCGGCGTCTTCGGGCCGGACGCGCGGAACGTCCTGGCGCCGCTCGTCGAGGCCGATCTCTCGAACGACGCGTTTCCGTTCTACACCGCCCGGGAGACCTACCTCGAGAGCATCCCCGTCACGATGCTTCGGCTCTCCTACGCGGGCGAACTCGGCTGGGAGCTCTACGCGCCCACGGAGTACGGCGTGCGGCTGTGGGAGACGATCGAGGACGCCGGCGCGGCCTACGACGTCGTCCCGATGGGGTGGGCGGCCCTCGACTCGACGAGCATGGAGAAGGGATTCCGCCTGTGGGGGACCGACGTCACCCCCGAGTACGATCCCTACGAGGCGGGCATCGGCTTCGCCGTCGATCGCGAGACCGACTTCGTCGGGAAGGAGGCGCTGCTCGAGGCGCGCGAGGGAGGAATCGACCGGAAGCTCGTCCCGATCACGCTCGACGAACCCGGATCGCTCGTCGACGCCGGTCATCCGGTGTACGATCCCGGAACCGACGAGGTGCTCGGCGACGTCGTCCGCGCGGACTACGGCTACACGATCGACGCGGGGATCGCCTACGCCTACCTCCCCGTCGACGCCGCTGAGGCCGGCCGCGCGGTCGAGATCGGCTACGAGAACGAGCGCCACTCCGCGACGGTCCGGGACGAACCGCTGTTCGACCCCGACCGCGAGAAAATGCTCCGTTGA
- a CDS encoding aldo/keto reductase, producing the protein MEYTTLGETGLEVSRFCLGCMNFGSGEPWMIGDEAQSREVIDRALELGINFFDTANVYSRGESEEIVGRALEPYERDELVIATKVFGRMGDGPNRQGLSRKHVFDQCRASLDRLGTDYIDLYQIHRWDESTPLEETLHALDSLIGEGRVRYVGASTMSAYQFTRALYTAGVENVERFVCMQPEYNAVDRHEEANLLPVCEGEGIGVIPWSPLAGGFLTGKYDRDADPDGDLRAAADEYTKRRFTDENWAVLDVIEDLAATKDASPAQVSLAWLLHKDVVDAPIIGPRSIEHLEENVAAIDLGLSDDELERIEEPKTPRWPAAGKD; encoded by the coding sequence ATGGAGTACACGACCCTGGGAGAGACGGGACTCGAGGTGTCCCGCTTCTGTCTCGGGTGTATGAACTTCGGGAGCGGCGAACCCTGGATGATCGGCGACGAGGCGCAGTCGCGCGAGGTCATCGACCGCGCGCTGGAGCTCGGCATCAACTTCTTCGACACCGCCAACGTCTACTCGCGCGGCGAGAGCGAGGAGATCGTCGGCCGCGCGCTCGAGCCGTACGAGCGCGACGAGCTCGTGATCGCGACGAAGGTGTTCGGCCGCATGGGCGACGGCCCGAACCGACAGGGCCTCTCCAGGAAGCACGTCTTCGACCAGTGTCGGGCGAGTCTCGATCGGCTGGGAACCGACTACATCGACCTCTACCAGATTCACCGCTGGGACGAGTCGACGCCGCTCGAGGAGACGCTGCACGCCCTCGACAGCCTGATCGGGGAGGGTCGGGTCCGGTACGTCGGCGCCAGCACGATGTCGGCCTACCAGTTCACCAGGGCACTGTACACGGCCGGCGTCGAGAACGTCGAGCGGTTCGTCTGCATGCAACCGGAGTACAACGCCGTCGATCGCCACGAGGAGGCGAACCTCCTCCCGGTCTGCGAGGGGGAGGGAATCGGCGTCATCCCCTGGTCGCCGCTAGCCGGCGGTTTCCTGACCGGCAAGTACGACAGGGACGCCGATCCGGACGGCGACCTCCGCGCCGCCGCGGACGAGTACACGAAACGGCGGTTCACCGACGAGAACTGGGCCGTCCTGGACGTCATCGAGGACCTCGCCGCGACGAAGGACGCGTCGCCGGCGCAGGTCTCGCTGGCCTGGCTCCTCCACAAGGACGTCGTCGACGCCCCGATCATCGGCCCGCGGTCGATCGAGCACTTAGAGGAGAACGTCGCGGCGATCGACCTCGGGCTCTCCGACGACGAACTCGAGCGCATCGAGGAGCCGAAAACGCCTCGGTGGCCCGCCGCCGGGAAGGACTGA
- a CDS encoding helix-turn-helix domain-containing protein, whose protein sequence is MSLIAILDVAHPDLALTPTIRECPDATVRVVPHSTTDPETGLFFFLVESADETIETAFDDDHTVTDWTLVNDFGTTGIYQLQHGDETILLSPKVAELGGLMLRAESNDRGWTVRLHLPDREALATLWEYCEDEDITFELYRMFRQEEWVDGLSPELTDQQRAALVNAYEEGYFEEPRETSLEELADQLDISPTAVGGRIRRGTGKLVETTLLEE, encoded by the coding sequence ATGAGTCTCATCGCGATACTTGACGTCGCCCACCCGGATCTCGCGCTGACTCCGACGATCCGCGAGTGCCCCGATGCGACCGTTCGGGTCGTTCCCCACTCGACGACGGATCCCGAAACCGGGCTCTTCTTCTTCCTCGTCGAGAGCGCGGACGAGACGATCGAGACGGCGTTCGACGACGATCACACGGTTACGGATTGGACGCTCGTCAACGATTTCGGAACGACCGGTATCTACCAACTCCAACACGGCGACGAAACGATACTCCTCTCGCCGAAAGTCGCCGAACTCGGCGGTCTTATGCTGAGAGCGGAGAGCAACGATCGCGGGTGGACGGTTCGGCTGCACCTCCCGGATCGAGAGGCGCTCGCGACGCTGTGGGAGTACTGCGAGGACGAAGACATCACGTTCGAACTGTATCGCATGTTCCGTCAGGAGGAGTGGGTGGACGGGCTCTCGCCCGAGCTGACCGACCAACAGCGGGCCGCGCTGGTAAACGCCTACGAGGAGGGGTACTTCGAGGAGCCCCGCGAAACGTCGCTCGAGGAGCTCGCCGATCAGCTCGACATCTCGCCGACGGCGGTCGGCGGTCGCATCCGTCGCGGCACGGGGAAGCTCGTCGAGACGACGCTGCTCGAAGAGTAA